A single window of Solenopsis invicta isolate M01_SB chromosome 3, UNIL_Sinv_3.0, whole genome shotgun sequence DNA harbors:
- the LOC105207882 gene encoding cytochrome P450 6k1 — protein MALITVYWSLDVIIIFLTLMATAYLYMTRNFKYWKKRGILEMTPTPFFGNFKECLFLKKAPAYFLKDIYDETKGVPYAGFYVLDKPFLLVRDRELIKKILVKDFNCFSDRYNSADPADRIGYANLLFIRNPAWKTIRTKLTPFFTSGKMKKMFNLMLICVKNLDEYLNSLQLEGEGKTIEVKDLSAKFTTDIIGGTAYGLDVNSFKNPDAEFRKYGKMMFQFNLIRGLEMLAIFFLPTVTRLAHLKMFGKQPTEFLRKVFWETLTQRMKSGIKRNDLIDILIELKNSNNKDLQDFTFDGDDLLAQPVSFFAAGFETSSTTTAFALYQLAVEPEIQNTLRKEILEALDETNGEITYDMTSSLPYLDMVVSETLRMYPPLGYINRMTNQTYEAPEFNLVIEKGTPIYISMLGLHYDPEYFPNPNKFDPERFNEENKRSRPACVYFPFGEGPHACIGIRFGLLQTKLTLLQILSKYEVTPCEETMVPMTIDPRAVLTVPLNGVIHLNFREINTCA, from the exons ATGGCACTTATAACGGTTTACTGGAGTTTGGAcgtcataataatttttctaactcTCATGGCAACTGCTTACCTTTATATGACGCGCAATTTCAAATACTGGAAAAAACGGGGTATTTTGGAAATGACACCGACGCCTTTCTTCGGCAATTTCAAGGAGTGTTTATTTCTGAAGAAAGCACCGGCGTATTTCCTAAAGGATATTTACGATGAAACGAAGGGCGTACCGTACGCGGGTTTCTACGTATTGGACAAACCCTTCCTGCTGGTTCGCGATCGAGAActcatcaagaaaattttagtgAAAGATTTCAACTGCTTCTCGGATCGATACAATTCGGCGGATCCTGCGGATCGCATAGGGTACGCGAATCTTCTTTTTATCAGAAATCCAGCCTGGAAGACGATAAGAACGAAACTAACGCCGTTCTTTACGTCTGGTAAAATGAAGAAGATGTTCAACTTGATGTTAATATGCGTAAAGAATTTAGATGAATATCTCAATTCACTACAGTTAGAGG GTGAGGGAAAGACAATAGAAGTAAAAGATTTAAGTGCCAAATTTACCACGGATATAATCGGCGGTACCGCTTACGGGCTCGACGTGAATTCATTCAAAAATCCAGACGCAGAGTTCCGCAAATATGGCAAGATGATGTTTCAGTTTAATTTGATTCGCGGCTTGGAGATGCTCGCGATATTTTTTCTTCCAACTGTAACTCGTTTGGCACATTTAAAGATGTTCGGCAAACAGCCCACGGAGTTCCTGCGAAAAGTCTTTTGGGAGACGCTCACTCAGCGCATGAAATCTGGCATAAAGAGAAACGATCTTATCGACATCCTTATTGAACttaaaaatagcaataataagGATCTACAAGATTTCA cGTTTGATGGCGATGATCTTCTGGCACAACCAGTTAGTTTCTTTGCAGCTGGTTTTGAAACCTCTTCAACAACTACGGCCTTCGCATTATATCAACTCGCGGTGGAACCTGAAATTCAGAATACTCTGCGAAAAGAAATTCTCGAGGCACTTGATGAAACCAATGGAGAAATTACATACGACATG aCATCGTCGTTACCGTATCTCGATATGGTGGTCTCAGAAACTTTGAGAATGTATCCACCATTGGGTTATATAAATCGTATGACTAATCAGACTTATGAAGCGCCAGAATTTAATCTCGTAATTGAGAAAGGTACACCAATTTATATCTCGATGCTTGGCCTGCATTACGATCCGGAATATTTTCCCAATCCGAATAAATTCGATCCGGAAcgatttaatgaagaaaataaacgTAGCAGACCGGCATGCGTTTATTTCCCATTTGGAGAAGGCCCACATGCGTGTATAG GCATCCGCTTCGGGCTTTTGCAAACAAAGCTAACGTTGCTTCAGATCTTAAGCAAATACGAGGTGACACCGTGTGAAGAAACTATGGTACCAATGACAATTGATCCGAGAGCAGTCTTGACGGTGCCCTTAAACGGTGTAATCCATCTTAATTTCCGAGAAATTAATACTTGtgcttaa